The region TGAGAGCGCTTTAACCAAGCCGCAAAGCATTGTGCTCACCAAAACGTTAGCCGAGGCTGTTTTTGGCAATGCCGGCAACGCAGTGGGTCAAAACATTGACATTGACGGTACTGCTACTGCGGTAACCGGCGTAATTGCGGATGTTCCTGAGAATACGCACTTTTCGTTTAAAGCACTGCGGTCAATGCCTGCTGACTTTAACGGTCCGTGGAGTAATTCATTCCTATACACGTACGTTTTGCTAAAACATGCCGGCGACAACAAAGGCATTGAAGCATCTTCGGGCAAATTCTACAATAAATACCTCAAAAAAGATTTCAGCAATGTGGCATTCAGTATGGAGTTACAGCCTGTAACATCTATACACCTGCACTCTAATTTGGGTTACGAGCTGGGGGCCAATGGTAATATCACCTACATTTATGTATTTGGTATTACAGCTCTACTCATTCTGGTAATTGCGGCTATCAACTACGTAAACCTGGCAACAGCCCGCTCGTCTATCAGGCTCAAGGAAATAGGGGTACGCCGCGTAATCGGTAGTGACAGGGCTCAGCTAATGATCATGTTCTTTGCGGAATCTGTACTGCTTGCTTTTATAGCCATGTTAATGGCTGCCGTAATTATACAATTTGCTTTGCCATACTTTAATCAGTTATCGGGCAAGTCACTGGTGTTGCTGCAATTCGGTAAGGTCACCACCGTTCTGCTTTTTGCAGCATTTGGTCTGGTGGTAGGCCTGCTTAGCGGTGCCTACCCGGCATTCTTCCTCTCTGGCTTTGGTACCATCAGTGCTATGAAAGGTCAACTCGGCAATCAGATTTCTACGATATTGTTTCGAAAGTCGCTTGTGGTGTTTCAATTTGTGGTTACGGTTGTTATGATAGTTGGTTCATGCATCATTTACCAACAGCTGCGCTACGCCATGACACGCGACCTCGGATTTAATAAAGAACAAACCTTAACGTTCCACTTAAGCCAATCTGCAAGACCTAAGATAGACGCTTTAAAACAGCAATTGCTGCAGAACAGGAATATTGAAGCAGTTGGCGCCGCAGGTAATCCCATCGGTAATAATAATATGGGCAGCAGAGGTTTCAATACCGCTCCTGATGGTTCCGAAACACAGGATGGGATTTTGGTTCAGTCGTTAATGGTGGATGAAGACCTGTTGCCTACGCTGGAAGTAAAGATGAACAAGGGTCGTAATTTTTCTAAGCAGATAACCAACGACGTAAACGACGCGCTCGTAATAAACCAAACTCTGGCAGATAAAATGGGGTGGAAGGATGCTGTTGGCCGTCGCGTTTACATAGGTAAAAACGATAATGGCGAACCTATAAGGCGCACTATTATAGGTGTGGTTAAAGATTTTAATACCTATTCGCTGCAGCATAAGATTATGCCTATGATCATGACCATGCCTTCAGACGTTAACGATAAGGATAATCTGTATGTGCGTATTGGCAAGAACAACGTAAATTCCTCGCTCGATTTTATTGCCCGCACTTACCGGAAATTTGATATAGAAGACAAACCTGAGTTCCATTTTCTTGATCAGAATTTCGCTGCACAATATCAAACCGAGGAAAAGCAAGGTTCTATATTGCTGATATTCACCATACTTGCAATTAGCATAGCTTGCCTGGGCCTGTTTGGCCTCGTAACGTTCACAGCCGAGCAGCGGGTGAAAGAGATAGGCATCCGCAAGGTTTTAGGAGCAAGTGTGGCCAGCATTGTGCGCCTGCTATCGGCAGATCTGATAAAGCTGGTTGTAATAGCAACTATTATTGCTATCCCAATGGCGTGGTTTGCTATGAACAAATGGCTGCAGGACTTTGAATACCGCATAAACGTAAGCTGGTGGGTATTCCTGCTTGCAGGTGTTGTTGCAGCGCTTATTGCACTGGCAACTATTAGCATCCAATCAATCAAAGCAGCGCTGGCAAACCCTGCAAAAAGCCTCAAAAGCGAATAAAAAGAAATTGCATTGGCATGCAACTATTTAAAAAATCAGAACGTCTCATAGATATAAACTTAAACATTATGAAAAAGACCTTATTGCTGTTGTTACTTGCAACACCTGCTTTCCTGGCCTCAGCACAGGATAATAAAACACCATTCTTAACTAAGTCATTATCAGCTTCGGCTGTAAAGGATGTATTTGTACGCACAAGCGGCGGCAGCATCACGGTTAGCGGTGCTACCGGGCAAGAACCCCGGATAGAAGTTTATATTAATGGCAACAACGGCAACAACGACCTGAGTAAAGACGAAATACAAAAACGCCTTGAGGAAAACTACACACTGGATATAGATGTTCACGACGGAGAACTGCATGCAACTGCCAGAAACAAGCGCAACAATATTGACTGGCGTAAATCATTAAGCATCGGCTTCCGCATATACGTTAACAGGCAGTCGGCAA is a window of Mucilaginibacter terrenus DNA encoding:
- a CDS encoding ABC transporter permease — translated: MLRNYFKIAWRNVRKHRVFSFINIFGLAVGMAAFWLITLYVTNELSYDRYNTKADRIYRVVQHGKWNGGQFDLVITAPPYAGALKNDFANVEEAVRIDAEGGGKITFGSKQVNEGSMLFTDAGFFKIFTHHFLYGNPESALTKPQSIVLTKTLAEAVFGNAGNAVGQNIDIDGTATAVTGVIADVPENTHFSFKALRSMPADFNGPWSNSFLYTYVLLKHAGDNKGIEASSGKFYNKYLKKDFSNVAFSMELQPVTSIHLHSNLGYELGANGNITYIYVFGITALLILVIAAINYVNLATARSSIRLKEIGVRRVIGSDRAQLMIMFFAESVLLAFIAMLMAAVIIQFALPYFNQLSGKSLVLLQFGKVTTVLLFAAFGLVVGLLSGAYPAFFLSGFGTISAMKGQLGNQISTILFRKSLVVFQFVVTVVMIVGSCIIYQQLRYAMTRDLGFNKEQTLTFHLSQSARPKIDALKQQLLQNRNIEAVGAAGNPIGNNNMGSRGFNTAPDGSETQDGILVQSLMVDEDLLPTLEVKMNKGRNFSKQITNDVNDALVINQTLADKMGWKDAVGRRVYIGKNDNGEPIRRTIIGVVKDFNTYSLQHKIMPMIMTMPSDVNDKDNLYVRIGKNNVNSSLDFIARTYRKFDIEDKPEFHFLDQNFAAQYQTEEKQGSILLIFTILAISIACLGLFGLVTFTAEQRVKEIGIRKVLGASVASIVRLLSADLIKLVVIATIIAIPMAWFAMNKWLQDFEYRINVSWWVFLLAGVVAALIALATISIQSIKAALANPAKSLKSE